A region of the Candidatus Schekmanbacteria bacterium genome:
AAAAATAACATAGCATATTAGCTCATTAGAAATTGAGGAGAAAAAAGATGAAGAAAAAGGTTATGTGGACCATAATATTGCCATTTCTACTCATTTTGATATTTGGATCTTATTCATATGCAGTGCAATTTTCAACAAAAGTATTGGATCAGGTTTATGCCGCTGATTTTCTCAAAATCAATGAAACTGGAATGGCGGTATGGGAAAGTGAGGATGACCGCGAAGATATTTTCCTTTATGATAACAGCAGGGACCAGATAATAAAACTTAAAGCAGGATTCAATACAAGTGACAAAGCCCCCGATATAAATAAATTTGGAGATGTAGTTTGGGCTGACACTGATCCTGTATCAGATGGAGGAGGAATTTATTTTTATAATTACAGCGACGGCACAATCTCATCAATTGGAGGTTCAGGTTTCTATGACGCTTGGTATCCACAAATAAATTCTCAAAGGAATATAGTGTGGCAGGGATATGACGGTTCAGATTATGAGATATTCTTCTATGATGGAATGAATATCATACAGCTTACAAATAACAGCTATGACGATCTATATCCTCAAATAAATGATCAAAATTCTATTTTGTGGCAAGGTTCAGACGGAACTGATTTTGAAATTTTTCTATATAAAGATTCTTTTACAACACAACTTACAGATAACAGTTTTGATGATACATCGGCAGTAATGAACGAAAATGGTGCTGCTGCGTGGATGGGTTTTGATGGAAATGACAATGAAATCTTTTACTATGACGGTTTAAATGTAACTCAATTGACTGATAATTTATTGGTTGATGAGTCACCTGTCATTAATAATCAGGGGAGTGTAGTTTGGTTTGAGGGAGGTGATTCAATCACAACTTTTGATGATTTGGAAGTTTGTCTTTATGATGGATTAACCATAAATCAGATAACAGATGACAATGATTATGATGATTTTTCCCCTTACATAAATGATAACGGAGAAATAGTATGGACTTCTCAGCAGAGGAATTTTCCATATTATTCTGATATTTATTATTCTGATGGAACGATGATTCAGCAGATTTCAACCATTTATAACAATAATTCATTTCCAGCCATAAGCAATTCGGGCAATGTCGTATGGTTTTCCACTGACCAATACGGTAATCAATATGTAAATTATGCTGAAAAGATTTCAGAGCCTGTTCCTGAGCCTTCTTCTTTATTTCTTATGGGGGGAGGTTTTTTACTCATTATTTCTTTACGGCTGAATAGAAAAAGGAAATATTGACAGGAAATTGAATAGATTTTTATTTGGAAAGATTGCCATAGTTACGGTATTTTTCCGCAACTATTGGTAGGTTGGAGATTATTGCTTTGAGTGCTTCATAGGGAAAGCTTAGAGTGATTTCCTCATCTGATATGCCGGTATATTTCCTCCAAGCAACATCGCTATATGAAAAAGCGGGTTTGCCCGTAACATAGGGATATTGAATATTAAAGGTGCATCCTCCATTTCCTCCGAATCCTTTTATGAGATTGCCTGTCGTATAAACATATGTGCGTGAAAGAATATCTGCTTTTTTTGGAGTACAGAAAATCAACAAAATGTCAGGGCTTGAAATTTCAGGAAAAAGTCCGAGCTGAATAGCTGCATTCTTCTTTGCCGGATAGGGTATTTCCTTTTCCACTTCATCATAATAAGACATTGCAGTTTCAATGTCCTTATATGAGCCTTCCATATCCATATGTAGTTTAATCATCTCCTTCTTTTCTTCTCTTGTCATCGATTCGGCTACACCTGCCGCAACTACACCTCCTGTGCAGAAACATTGGTCTTTTATGGTATAGAAGGTTTCTTCTCGCTCTAAAATCTCCTTAATCTGTGTGCAAAGTCCGGGAAATGCTCTCTCTTCATATTTTTTGATGCCTTCCGGTTCTTTTTTTGAAAACTTGAGAGCAACAATCCTTTTTGCAAGAGAAAGTTCATCTTTCAATATCTTCCATATCTCGTTATCTTTCAAAGCAATTCTCCTTTTAAATTATTGTGCAGTGAGATTGAAGGCAAATTATGGAATTTTTTTTACAGATTTGATATTCATTGTCCAGAAATTAATGAATTCACAATAAATGGGGTTGAATTTTGGAAGATTTGAAGAAATCCTTCATAAAGGAAGCGGAGAAGTCCTTTGCAGAAATCTGCAAGAAAGCAGTTGATATAGGAAAATCCTTTGAAGAGATAAAAAATGGAAAAGGCGAAATATCTTTGAAGGTCTATAAAGGTGATAAAGTTGAAAAGGTGATTTTTTCTTCAATAAAAATTTTCGAGCTCGCTGTAGTAGAAGAATCTTTTATGGTTTGGCCAACTGATGAATACAATTTTCCTGTCTTATGGTGCAATCTGACAAGTATGTCCGGAATGAATATAGCAATTTGCGATTATATGCCGTTGGCTGATTTGACAATTTGGAGCGACTATATTTCAAAATATTTTGAGGGATTTCAAAGAATTAAAAGAGAAGTTATGAAAGAGCTAAAAAATGGGATTGAAGAAGAACTTAATGAAATTTCATCAATAGTAATTTGCGCGCTGTCGCCATATAGAATCATCTTGAATCTGAAGGATGAAGGTGTCGATAGATTTATTTTTCAGCTAAAAAAATTCTATTCTGATTACCTGTCACTTATAAACTCTTCAAAGAATATCGATGGCGATGATAAGGATTTCAGCATAAGAAAAAAAGAAGCACTCAAAAAATTAATGAAACAAAATGACCCCGGTTATCCAATTATGGCAAATGCATTTGGAAATGAGCTTACTGATAAGGTTTTCGATATAATCTTTTAGAATTATTAGCCCTCACTAACTATGAGATGTATGCCATAATTCTCTGGATTTGAAAAAGTTTTTTTAATATACTCTTTTCTTAGGTTGAAATTTAGTGATGCTCACTTCCTTGTAATCAAAACGGATATTTTCGCCATCCTTGTAGGCAAGAGTATGCTTTAACCAGTTAGCATCGTCTCTTTCAGGATAATCTTCCCTGAAATGAGCTCCTCTGCTTTCAGTCCTGTTTAGCGCACCTGCTGCTATCACTTGAGAATAATCCAACATATTACCAAGCTCGATGGCTTCGATAAGTTCTGTATTGTATTTTTCGCTTTTGTCAGTAATAGAGATCTGTTGGTATCTTTCCTTCAAAGTCTTAAGATGTTCATTGAGCTCCTTTAAGCCCTTTTCTTCTCTAAATACTGAGCATTTATCCATCATCTCTTCCTGCAAACTGGCTCTTATTTCGTGAACCTTTTCTTCCCCATTGCTGTTTTTTATCTTTTCGATTTTTTCCCGCGCGCCTGCATCTGCATCCTTTGGAAGGGGTTCAAAATCTGCATTTGGCAGAAAATCGAGAATGGCTTTTCCTGCCCGCCTTCCAAAGACTATTGTATCGAGAAGTGAATTTGTCCCTAAACGATTTGCCCCGTGGACTGATACACAGGCACATTCACCGGCGGCAAAGAATCCGGGTATGGTCGTCTTATCTTTACCTAAAAGTATTTTTCCGTCAACATCTGTTGGTATTCCGCCCATTTGATAGTGGGTAGTTGGTTTTACAGGAATTGGCTGTTCGGCAGGGTCTATTCCTAAGTATGTCCTTGATAATTCACTTATTTCTGACAATTTTCTTTCGATTTCAGCTTTACCAAGATGTCTGATGTCCAGATGCACATAATCTTGTCCATTTATACCACGTCCTTCTCTTATTTCAGTATATATAGACCTTGAAACAACATCGCGAGAAGCAAGCTCTTTTACAGTAGGGGCATATTTCTCCATAAATCTTTCCCCTTTATCGTTGTAGAGAATGCCGCCTTCTCCTCTTACTGCTTCGCTTATCAAGATTCCAAGTTTATGAATCCCTGTTGGATGAAACTGCACAAATTCAAGGTCTTGAAGAGGTATCCCATGGTTATAGGCAATAGTAAGCCCATCGCCGGTGCAGGAATAAGCATTTGTGGTGGTTTTGAATGCTTTCCCATATCCCCCTGTAGCAAACAGCACGGCTTTTGCATGAAATGTTATTATTTCTCCGCTTCTCATATCCATTGCTACTATTCCGCAACAGATTCCGTTTTTGATTATGAGGTCGAGCATAAAAAATTCAGAATAAAATTTAACTCTGTGTTTTATACATTGTTCATATAGGGTGTGTAGCATAACATGACCTGTGCGGTCAGCTGCATAACATGCTCTTTTAACTGGTGCTTCTCCGTAGTTTTTTGTATGTCCTCCCATAGGCCTTTGGGCAAGCTTTCCATCTTTTGTCCTGCTGAAAGGGACTCCCATATGTTCAAGCTCATACATTGCCCGCGGCGCATCATTGGTCATTATTTCGATGGCATCTTGGTCTCCAAGATAGTCGCTTCCTTTTGTTGTATCAAAGGCATGCCATTCAGGATAATCTTCTTCTTCATTTGCAAGGGCTGCGCCAATTCCTCCTTGTGCCGCAGATGAGTGGGAACGCGTTGGGAAAACTTTTGTAACAACGGCAACATCAGTTTTGCCGGCAAGCTCAACTGCCGCTCTTGAACCAGCCAACCCTGCACCTACAATAATAACATCGTGTTGAATTATCATGTTGAACTCCTTTCTAAGTATCTAATTTTTATATTTTTTTTAATTTTTTCATCTTTGTAAAAGTTGCTATCTTATATACCTGTGAATTATTTATTTCAAGTATCTAAATGTATTTTTCTCAGTAGTTGATTTTTAAAGATTTTTGAAGAAAGATAAAAATCCAATATGACCCCTTGAATAATATTTCAATTTAAAATAAAAGGACTTCAAAAAAAAATTGACTTTTCTTAAAATAATTCAATAAACTTAATCACTTTGAAGTAAGATAACATTGCAAAATTACAACATTTTAAAGGAAGGATTTAGTAATGGAGCATTATGATTTGTTAGGACTTGAATTAGGATTAAACGATTCAGGCCTTGTGGAAGGAAAGGTTACAGGATTTCTTGCAAACGAATTGTCAGGTTTTTTTGACCTTTATTTGATGAAATTGAATACAAATAAAGTTCTTGCTGTGAAAAGAGGCGGGAATGTTTATACCTGTTTTTTGCCTCCTCTACCAAGCAAAGCAGGGGTAAAGGATTTAACGAGAAAGCTTTTGAGAAAATTTTTGAATTTTCGCATTCCCTCCACATGCACATTAAGTACGACTTATGCCTGTCAGGCAAAGTGTGTACATTGCAGTGCTGACAAGAATATGAAAAAGAGAGGCA
Encoded here:
- a CDS encoding PEP-CTERM sorting domain-containing protein, producing MKKKVMWTIILPFLLILIFGSYSYAVQFSTKVLDQVYAADFLKINETGMAVWESEDDREDIFLYDNSRDQIIKLKAGFNTSDKAPDINKFGDVVWADTDPVSDGGGIYFYNYSDGTISSIGGSGFYDAWYPQINSQRNIVWQGYDGSDYEIFFYDGMNIIQLTNNSYDDLYPQINDQNSILWQGSDGTDFEIFLYKDSFTTQLTDNSFDDTSAVMNENGAAAWMGFDGNDNEIFYYDGLNVTQLTDNLLVDESPVINNQGSVVWFEGGDSITTFDDLEVCLYDGLTINQITDDNDYDDFSPYINDNGEIVWTSQQRNFPYYSDIYYSDGTMIQQISTIYNNNSFPAISNSGNVVWFSTDQYGNQYVNYAEKISEPVPEPSSLFLMGGGFLLIISLRLNRKRKY
- a CDS encoding succinate dehydrogenase flavoprotein subunit, whose translation is MIIQHDVIIVGAGLAGSRAAVELAGKTDVAVVTKVFPTRSHSSAAQGGIGAALANEEEDYPEWHAFDTTKGSDYLGDQDAIEIMTNDAPRAMYELEHMGVPFSRTKDGKLAQRPMGGHTKNYGEAPVKRACYAADRTGHVMLHTLYEQCIKHRVKFYSEFFMLDLIIKNGICCGIVAMDMRSGEIITFHAKAVLFATGGYGKAFKTTTNAYSCTGDGLTIAYNHGIPLQDLEFVQFHPTGIHKLGILISEAVRGEGGILYNDKGERFMEKYAPTVKELASRDVVSRSIYTEIREGRGINGQDYVHLDIRHLGKAEIERKLSEISELSRTYLGIDPAEQPIPVKPTTHYQMGGIPTDVDGKILLGKDKTTIPGFFAAGECACVSVHGANRLGTNSLLDTIVFGRRAGKAILDFLPNADFEPLPKDADAGAREKIEKIKNSNGEEKVHEIRASLQEEMMDKCSVFREEKGLKELNEHLKTLKERYQQISITDKSEKYNTELIEAIELGNMLDYSQVIAAGALNRTESRGAHFREDYPERDDANWLKHTLAYKDGENIRFDYKEVSITKFQPKKRVY